A region of Arabidopsis thaliana chromosome 5, partial sequence DNA encodes the following proteins:
- a CDS encoding uncharacterized protein (unknown protein; FUNCTIONS IN: molecular_function unknown; INVOLVED IN: biological_process unknown; LOCATED IN: chloroplast; EXPRESSED IN: shoot apex, shoot, flower, seed; EXPRESSED DURING: petal differentiation and expansion stage, E expanded cotyledon stage; Has 1807 Blast hits to 1807 proteins in 277 species: Archae - 0; Bacteria - 0; Metazoa - 736; Fungi - 347; Plants - 385; Viruses - 0; Other Eukaryotes - 339 (source: NCBI BLink).) has translation MTLLHLTSHLSRFHFLNPQKSLRLSSISRVSSSISHRTQFQSLVLCAKKRKQRVGYRRITRFLFNSLSLLAPNLQILPQPLDLVIADLGGVDGGGGGRGGLGFWRGWGRFDGWRRKKNKVPILVFVCVILWIYGFCKISGIEIKSELVLKVLGLCLFGVTVVKELKREARFLVFGFLCVVASLVFGYKKENFVKLASRVRSCSSVLLGNKRSRRRV, from the coding sequence AtgactcttcttcatctgacATCGCATCTCAGTaggtttcattttcttaatccACAAAAAAGTCTGAGACTTTCATCAATTTCTCgagtttcttcttcgatttcacATCGGACCCAGTTTCAAAGTTTGGTTCTTTGTgcaaagaagaggaaacaaagAGTTGGGTATCGAAGAATCACGAGGTTTCTGTTCAATTCACTGTCTTTATTGGCACCTAATCTCCAGATTTTACCACAGCCCTTGGATCTTGTCATTGCTGATTTGGGCGGCGtagatggaggaggaggaggaagaggagggttagggttttggagAGGATGGGGAAGATTTGATGGatggagaaggaaaaagaacaaagtgccaattttggtttttgtttgtgtgattCTTTGGATTTATGGTTTTTGCAAAATCTCTGGGATAGAGATTAAGAGTGAATTGGTTTTGAAGGTTTTGGGGCTTTGTTTATTTGGTGTCACTGTGGTTAAAGAGTTGAAGAGAGAAGCTagatttttggtgtttggGTTTCTCTGCGTCGTTGCTTCATTGGTTTTTGGATACAAGAAAGAGAATTTTGTGAAGTTAGCTTCAAGAGTTAGATCTTGTTCTTCAGTTCTTCTTGGTAATAAGAGAAGTCGTAGAAGAGTGTAA
- the MK gene encoding mevalonate kinase (mevalonate kinase (MK); FUNCTIONS IN: mevalonate kinase activity; INVOLVED IN: isoprenoid biosynthetic process, metabolic process, phosphorylation; LOCATED IN: cytoplasm; EXPRESSED IN: 30 plant structures; EXPRESSED DURING: 16 growth stages; CONTAINS InterPro DOMAIN/s: Mevalonate kinase (InterPro:IPR006205), GHMP kinase, ATP-binding, conserved site (InterPro:IPR006203), Mevalonate/galactokinase (InterPro:IPR006206), Ribosomal protein S5 domain 2-type fold (InterPro:IPR020568), GHMP kinase (InterPro:IPR006204), Ribosomal protein S5 domain 2-type fold, subgroup (InterPro:IPR014721), GHMP kinase, C-terminal (InterPro:IPR013750); Has 2155 Blast hits to 2126 proteins in 899 species: Archae - 214; Bacteria - 1320; Metazoa - 166; Fungi - 147; Plants - 62; Viruses - 0; Other Eukaryotes - 246 (source: NCBI BLink).) translates to MEVKARAPGKIILAGEHAVVHGSTAVAAAIDLYTYVTLRFPLPSAENNDRLTLQLKDISLEFSWSLARIKEAIPYDSSTLCRSTPASCSEETLKSIAVLVEEQNLPKEKMWLSSGISTFLWLYTRIIGFNPATVVINSELPYGSGLGSSAALCVALTAALLASSISEKTRGNGWSSLDETNLELLNKWAFEGEKIIHGKPSGIDNTVSAYGNMIKFCSGEITRLQSNMPLRMLITNTRVGRNTKALVSGVSQRAVRHPDAMKSVFNAVDSISKELAAIIQSKDETSVTEKEERIKELMEMNQGLLLSMGVSHSSIEAVILTTVKHKLVSKLTGAGGGGCVLTLLPTGTVVDKVVEELESSGFQCFTALIGGNGAQICY, encoded by the exons ATGGAAGTGAAAGCTAGAGCTCCTGGGAAGATCATACTTGCAGGGGAACACGCTGTTGTTCATGGATCCACCGCTGTAGCTGCCGCCATTGATCTCTACACTTACGTTACTCTCCGCTTTCCTCTTCCATCag CTGAGAACAATGATAGGCTTACACTTCAGCTCAAGGACATTTCCTTGGAGTTTTCATGGTCCTTAGCCAGAATCAAAGAAGCGATTCCTTATGATTCAAGCACTCTCTGCCGTTCTACGCCGGCTTCATGTTCAGAGGAGACCCTTAAATCAATTGCAGTTTTGGTTGAAGAGCAAAATCTTCCAAAGGAAAAGATGTGGCTCTCCTCTGGGATCTCCACGTTTCTCTGGTTATACACCAGAATTATAGG gTTCAATCCGGCTACAGTAGTCATTAACTCTGAGCTTCCATACGGGTCTGGCCTCGGTTCATCAGCAGCTTTATGTGTAGCTCTCACAGCTGCTCTCCTTGCTTCTTCTATTTCAGAGAAAACCCGTGGTAACGGTTGGTCATCTCTCGATGAAACCAATCTTGAGTTGCTAAATAAATGGGCTTTCGAAGGCGAAAAGATCATCCATGGGAAACCTTCTGGGATAGACAACACCGTCAGTGCATACG GCAACATGATCAAGTTCTGCTCAGGCGAGATAACTCGGTTACAATCCAACATGCCTCTGAGAATGCTAATTACCAACACTAGAGTTGGGCGAAACACAAAAGCTCTGGTCTCTGGTGTGTCACAGAGAGCGGTAAGACATCCTGATGCGATGAAGTCAGTGTTCAACGCCGTGGATTCTATAAGCAAAGAGCTCGCTGCGATCATTCAGTCTAAAGACGAGACCTCAgttacagaaaaagaagagagaataaaaGAACTCATGGAGATGAACCAAGGTCTGCTCCTGTCAATGGGGGTTAGCCACAGCTCAATCGAGGCTGTGATTCTAACCACGGTCAAGCACAAGCTTGTCTCCAAACTTACAGGAGCTGGTGGCGGCGGCTGCGTCCTCACTCTATTACCAACCG GGACGGTGGTGGACAAAGTGGTGGAGGAGCTCGAGTCCAGCGGTTTTCAGTGTTTCACGGCATTGATTGGTGGTAACGGAGCTCAGATTTGCTATTGA
- the CNI1 gene encoding carbon/nitrogen insensitive 1 (carbon/nitrogen insensitive 1 (CNI1); CONTAINS InterPro DOMAIN/s: Zinc finger, RING-type (InterPro:IPR001841), Zinc finger, C3HC4 RING-type (InterPro:IPR018957); BEST Arabidopsis thaliana protein match is: RING/U-box superfamily protein (TAIR:AT3G05200.1); Has 1807 Blast hits to 1807 proteins in 277 species: Archae - 0; Bacteria - 0; Metazoa - 736; Fungi - 347; Plants - 385; Viruses - 0; Other Eukaryotes - 339 (source: NCBI BLink).), giving the protein MDPIKHISLPVLVLFLLLSVSAGQPGTPDQRHDPYAYSGSLSPAMAVVVVVVIAALFFMGFFTVYIRHCTGAVDGSVTPAGGARRRVTNATVARGLDAETIETFPTFVYSEVKTQKIGKGALECAICLNEFEDDETLRLLPKCDHVFHPHCIGAWLQGHVTCPVCRTNLAEQTPEPEVVVETDLEAQQQSAVPVPVVELPRVKFPRSHTTGHSVVLPGESTDRFTLRVPEELRKKIMANWKLNRSNSVFVLPRGGSSRSGKQVDRSRAKSDRWLFRKTPSFLWRNRDDGSIRLGGTGSVRGNSVTSPSGDSVRADRWAFLRNPSFLWRNTTPVPSPRVEVNNKDGEGTSSVQHIGTVGSTSGSLRLPV; this is encoded by the coding sequence ATGGATCCCATAAAACACATCTCTTTACCAGTTCTTGTCTTGTTTCTACTATTATCCGTGTCGGCGGGTCAACCCGGAACCCCGGACCAGAGACATGACCCGTATGCTTACAGCGGCAGTCTAAGTCCAGCCATGGCTGTTGTCGTTGTAGTTGTCATCGCAGCTCTCTTCTTCATGGGCTTCTTCACCGTCTATATACGTCACTGTACTGGCGCAGTAGACGGTAGCGTTACTCCTGCAGGAGGAGCTAGGAGGAGAGTGACGAACGCAACGGTTGCGCGTGGGTTAGACGCGGAGACGATCGAGACGTTTCCGACTTTTGTTTACTCAGAAGTGAAGACACAGAAGATTGGTAAAGGAGCGTTGGAGTGTGCGATTTGTTTGAATGAGTTTGAAGACGATGAAACGCTGCGTCTGTTGCCTAAATGTGATCACGTGTTTCATCCTCATTGTATCGGCGCGTGGCTTCAAGGTCACGTGACTTGTCCGGTTTGTCGGACTAATCTTGCTGAACAGACGCCTGAACCGGAAGTGGTGGTGGAAACCGATCTTGAGGCGCAGCAGCAATCGGCGGTTCCTGTACCGGTGGTGGAACTTCCACGTGTTAAATTCCCGAGGTCGCATACGACAGGGCATTCGGTGGTTTTACCGGGAGAGAGTACCGACCGGTTTACGCTTAGAGTACCGGAAGAattaaggaagaagataatggCGAATTGGAAATTGAACCGGTCGaatagtgtttttgttttaccgAGAGGAGGAAGCTCGAGGAGTGGTAAACAGGTTGACCGGTCGAGGGCTAAATCGGACCGGTGGTTGTTCCGTAAAACTCCGTCGTTTCTATGGAGGAACCGGGATGATGGTTCGATTAGGCTAGGTGGTACCGGTAGTGTTAGAGGAAATTCAGTAACAAGTCCGAGCGGTGACTCGGTACGAGCAGACCGGTGGGCTTTTCTTAGAAACCCATCGTTTCTCTGGAGGAATACGACGCCGGTTCCTTCGCCGAGAGTTGAAGTCAATAATAAGGACGGTGAAGGAACATCGTCAGTTCAACATATCGGTACAGTTGGTTCAACTAGCGGTTCCCTTAGGCTACCGGTTTAG
- a CDS encoding Defensin-like (DEFL) family protein (Defensin-like (DEFL) family protein; FUNCTIONS IN: ion channel inhibitor activity; INVOLVED IN: pathogenesis; LOCATED IN: endomembrane system, extracellular region; CONTAINS InterPro DOMAIN/s: Scorpion short chain toxin (InterPro:IPR001947); BEST Arabidopsis thaliana protein match is: low-molecular-weight cysteine-rich 50 (TAIR:AT2G12465.1); Has 43 Blast hits to 43 proteins in 2 species: Archae - 0; Bacteria - 0; Metazoa - 0; Fungi - 0; Plants - 43; Viruses - 0; Other Eukaryotes - 0 (source: NCBI BLink).) → MTISKKMLIVFVLTIFVVSFGHCSDSFPGLGLKKQAHKQCYSPDLCTGGDSKCDICCVLISGVYYGKCIQSKCHCLNKTK, encoded by the exons ATGACTATTAGCAAGAAAATGTTAATCGTGTTTGTCCTGACTATCTTCGTTGTATCTTTTGGTCATTGCTCTGATAGTTTTCCTG GTTTAGGATTAAAGAAGCAAGCACATAAACAATGCTACAGTCCAGACCTGTGTACGGGAGGAGACAGCAAATGTGATATATGTTGTGTTCTTATAAGTGGTGTATACTACGGTAAATGTATTCAAAGCAAATGTCATTGTTTGAATAAGACTAAATAA
- a CDS encoding Tetratricopeptide repeat (TPR)-like superfamily protein (Tetratricopeptide repeat (TPR)-like superfamily protein; CONTAINS InterPro DOMAIN/s: Pentatricopeptide repeat (InterPro:IPR002885); BEST Arabidopsis thaliana protein match is: Tetratricopeptide repeat (TPR)-like superfamily protein (TAIR:AT1G02150.1); Has 1807 Blast hits to 1807 proteins in 277 species: Archae - 0; Bacteria - 0; Metazoa - 736; Fungi - 347; Plants - 385; Viruses - 0; Other Eukaryotes - 339 (source: NCBI BLink).), which translates to MLIRCVAVAKTRFNTTGVVSRLVSSLADGSDTSSVANRNSLKEILRKNGPRRSVTSLLQERIDSGHAVSLSELRLISKRLIRSNRYDLALQMMEWMENQKDIEFSVYDIALRLDLIIKTHGLKQGEEYFEKLLHSSVSMRVAKSAYLPLLRAYVKNKMVKEAEALMEKLNGLGFLVTPHPFNEMMKLYEASGQYEKVVMVVSMMKGNKIPRNVLSYNLWMNACCEVSGVAAVETVYKEMVGDKSVEVGWSSLCTLANVYIKSGFDEKARLVLEDAEKMLNRSNRLGYFFLITLYASLGNKEGVVRLWEVSKSVCGRISCVNYICVLSSLVKTGDLEEAERVFSEWEAQCFNYDVRVSNVLLGAYVRNGEIRKAESLHGCVLERGGTPNYKTWEILMEGWVKCENMEKAIDAMHQVFVLMRRCHWRPSHNIVMAIAEYFEKEEKIEEATAYVRDLHRLGLASLPLYRLLLRMHEHAKRPAYDIYEMMKLDKL; encoded by the exons ATGCTGATTCGTTGCGTTGCGGTTGCGAAGACGAGGTTCAACACCACCGGCGTAGTATCAAGGCTCGTGTCTTCACTTGCAGATGGTTCGGACACGTCATCAGTCGCAAATCGGAATAGCTTGAAGGAGATACTGAGAAAGAACGGTCCACGACGCAGCGTTACCTCTCTGCTTCAGGAACGGATCGATTCGGGTCATGCCGTCTCTTTATCGGAGCTCCGATTGATTTCCAAGCGTCTCATTAGATCAAATCGTTACGATCTCGCTCTCCAG ATGATGGAGTGGATGGAGAATCAAAAAGATATTGAATTTAGTGTTTATGACATTGCTCTTAGATTGGATTTGATCATCAAAACTCATGGCTTGAAACAAGGAGAGGAGTATTTTGAGAAGCTGCTACATAGTTCTGTGTCTATGAGAGTAGCGAAATCGGCTTATCTTCCGCTTCTTCGTGCTTATGTGAAGAATAAAATGGTTAAAGAAGCGGAAGCTCTAATGGAGAAGTTGAATGGATTAGGGTTTCTTGTTACTCCACACCCGTTTAACGAAATGATGAAGCTTTATGAAGCTAGTGGTCAGTATGAGAAAGTAGTTATGGTTGTTTCGATGATGAAAGGGAATAAGATACCAAGAAACGTTCTTTCGTATAATCTTTGGATGAATGCATGTTGTGAAGTGTCTGGAGTTGCGGCTGTGGAAACGGTTTATAAGGAAATGGTTGGTGATAAGAGTGTTGAAGTTGGGTGGAGTTCGTTGTGTACTTTAGCTAATGTTTATATTAAGAGTGGTTTTGATGAGAAGGCTAGGTTGGTGCTTGAGGATGCGGAAAAGATGTTGAATAGAAGTAATAGGCTTGgatatttctttcttatcaCGCTTTATGCGTCTTTAGGGAATAAGGAAGGAGTTGTTCGTTTGTGGGAAGTTTCTAAATCGGTTTGTGGTAGGATTAGTTGTGTGAACTACATATGTGTATTGTCGTCTTTGGTGAAAACTGGTGATCTTGAAGAGGCTGAAAGGGTGTTTAGTGAGTGGGAGGCTCAATGTTTTAACTATGATGTTAGGGTCTCCAATGTTCTTTTGGGTGCTTATGTGCGTAATGGAGAAATCCGGAAAGCCGAGTCATTGCATGGTTGTGTGTTGGAGAGAGGAGGTACTCCAAACTACAAGACCTGGGAAATCTTAATGGAGGGATGGGTGAAATGTGAGAATATGGAGAAAGCCATTGATGCTATGCACCAAGTGTTTGTACTAATGAGGCGGTGTCATTGGAGGCCATCCCATAACATCGTCATGGCGATTGCCGAGTACTttgagaaagaggagaaaattgAAGAAGCAACTGCATATGTTAGAGATTTGCATCGTCTTGGTCTTGCAAGCTTACCATTATACAGATTGTTACTTAGAATGCATGAACATGCCAAAAGACCAGCTTATGATATCTATGAAATGATGAAGTTGGACAAACTATGA
- a CDS encoding Signal peptidase subunit (Signal peptidase subunit; FUNCTIONS IN: peptidase activity; INVOLVED IN: signal peptide processing; LOCATED IN: cell wall; EXPRESSED IN: 24 plant structures; EXPRESSED DURING: 15 growth stages; CONTAINS InterPro DOMAIN/s: Signal peptidase 22kDa subunit (InterPro:IPR007653); BEST Arabidopsis thaliana protein match is: Signal peptidase subunit (TAIR:AT3G05230.1); Has 1807 Blast hits to 1807 proteins in 277 species: Archae - 0; Bacteria - 0; Metazoa - 736; Fungi - 347; Plants - 385; Viruses - 0; Other Eukaryotes - 339 (source: NCBI BLink).), which yields MHSFGYRANALLTFAVTILAFICAIASFSDNFSNQNPSAQIQILNINWFQKQPHGNDEVSLTLNITADLQSLFTWNTKQVFAFVAAEYETSKNALNQVSLWDAIIPEKEHAKFWIQISNKYRFIDQGHNLRGKDFNLTLHWHVMPKTGKMFADKIVMSGYRLPNAYR from the exons ATGCATTCTTTTGGTTACAGAGCGAATGCTCTACTCACATTCGCCGTCACGATTCTAGCTTTCATTTGCGCGATTGCTTCCTTCTCTGATAACTTCAGTAACCAAAATCCCTCTGCTCAGATCCAG ATATTGAATATCAATTGGTTTCAGAAGCAACCTCATGGAAATGATGAG GTCAGCTTGACACTGAACATAACAGCTGACTTGCAGTCACTATTTACTTGGAACACAAAGCAG GTATTTGCTTTTGTAGCAGCAGAGTATGAAACCTCCAAGAACGCCCTGAATCAG GTTTCACTATGGGATGCCATAATACCAGAGAAAGAGCATGCCAAATTCTGGATACAAATCTCAAACAAGTACCGTTTCATAGATCAG GGACATAACCTCCGAGGGAAGGACTTTAACTTGACATTGCACTGGCATGTCATGCCCAAGACAGGCAAGATGTTTGCTGACAAAATAGTTATGTCTGGTTATCGTTTACCTAATGCATacagatga
- a CDS encoding seryl-tRNA synthetase / serine-tRNA ligase (seryl-tRNA synthetase / serine--tRNA ligase; FUNCTIONS IN: serine-tRNA ligase activity, aminoacyl-tRNA ligase activity, nucleotide binding, ATP binding; INVOLVED IN: response to cadmium ion, seryl-tRNA aminoacylation; LOCATED IN: cytosol; EXPRESSED IN: 24 plant structures; EXPRESSED DURING: 14 growth stages; CONTAINS InterPro DOMAIN/s: tRNA-binding arm (InterPro:IPR010978), Seryl-tRNA synthetase, class IIa, N-terminal (InterPro:IPR015866), Aminoacyl-tRNA synthetase, class II (G/ H/ P/ S), conserved domain (InterPro:IPR002314), Seryl-tRNA synthetase, class IIa (InterPro:IPR002317), Aminoacyl-tRNA synthetase, class II, conserved domain (InterPro:IPR006195), Seryl-tRNA synthetase, class IIa, C-terminal (InterPro:IPR018156); BEST Arabidopsis thaliana protein match is: Seryl-tRNA synthetase (TAIR:AT1G11870.2); Has 1807 Blast hits to 1807 proteins in 277 species: Archae - 0; Bacteria - 0; Metazoa - 736; Fungi - 347; Plants - 385; Viruses - 0; Other Eukaryotes - 339 (source: NCBI BLink).), whose product MLDINLFREEKGNNPEIIRESQRRRFASVEIVDEIIKLDKEWRQRQFEVDSFRKEFNKLNKQVAQLKIKKEDASEIIQQTEKNKQDSTAKEAEVREAYAALKAKLEQVGNLVHDSVPVDKDEANNLVIKLWGEKRFSTPGLKLKNHVDLVELLGIADTKRGAEIAGARGFFLKGDGLMLNQALINFGLTFLKKRGFTGLQPPFFMRKDVMAKCAQLAQFDEELYKVTGEGDDKYLIATAEQPLCAYHIDEWIHPTELPLRYAGYSSCFRKEAGSHGRDTLGIFRVHQFEKIEQFCITGPNENASWEMLDEMMKNSEDFYQALKLPYQIVSIVSGALNDAAAKKYDLEAWFPSSETFRELVSCSNCTDYQARRLEIRYGQKKSNEQTKQYVHMLNSTLTATERTICCILENYQREDGVDIPEVLQPFMGGETFLPFKAKPVVADTKGKKSKA is encoded by the exons ATGTTGGATATCAATCTATTTCGTGAAGAGAAAGGTAACAATCCGGAGATTATCCGAGAATCGCAACGCCGGAGATTTGCCAGCGTTGAAATCGTCGATGAGATCATTAAGCTGGACAAGGAATGGCGTCAGC GTCAATTTGAAGTTGATAGCTTCAGAAAGGAGTTCAACAAGCTCAATAAGCAAGTGGCGCAGCTCAAAATT aaaaaagaagatgcgaGTGAGATTATTCAACAAactgagaaaaacaaacaagattctACTGCAAAGGAGGCTGAAGTTCGTGAAGCTTATGCTGCTTTGAAAGCCAAGTTGGAGCAAGTTGGTAATTTGGTCCATGATTCTGTTCCAGTTGATAAGGACGAG GCTAATAATCTTGTGATTAAACTGTGGGGTGAAAAGCGGTTTTCTACGCCTGGTCTGAAGCTGAAAAACCATGTGGATCTTGTTGAGCTTCTCGGTATTGCAGATACCAAAAGAG GTGCTGAAATCGCTGGAGCAAGAGGCTTTTTCTTGAAAGGAGATGGTTTGATGCTTAACCAAGCTCTTATCAACTTTGGGTTAACTTTCTTGAAAAAGAGAGGATTCACAGGATTGCAACCTCCTTTTTTCATGAGGAAGGATGTTATGGCCAAGTGCGCACAATTGGCACAGTTCGATGAAGAGCTTTACAAG gTGACTGGTGAAGGAGATGACAAATACCTCATTGCAACTGCTGAGCAGCCTCTTTGTGCGTACCATATTGATGAATGGATTCATCCGACTGAGCTTCCCCTAAG ATATGCTGGTTACTCATCCTGCTTTAGAAAAGAAGCCGGTTCACATGGAAGAGACACCCTTGGTATTTTCCGTGTTCACCAGTTTGAGAAAATTGAACAGTTTTGCATCACCGGCCCTAACGAGAATGCCTCGTGGGAAATGCTCgatgagatgatgaagaactctGAAGATTTTTACCAAGCG CTAAAACTTCCATACCAAATCGTCTCGATCGTCTCTGGAGCATTGAATGATGCAGCTGCGAAAAAGTACGATTTGGAAGCTTGGTTTCCTTCGTCCGAGACATTCAGGGAGCTTGTGTCTTGTTCCAACTGTACAGACTACCAGGCTCGCAGGCTTGAGATCAGATACGGTCAGAAAAAGAGCAATGAGCAGACAAAGCAGTATGTGCATATGCTGAATTCGACACTTACTGCAACAGAGAGGACCATTTGCTGCATTCTCGAGAACTACCAGCGAGAGGATGGTGTCGACATTCCTGAGGTTCTGCAGCCGTTTATGGGCGGAGAGACGTTTTTGCCTTTCAAGGCCAAGCCCGTAGTTGCTGATACCAAAGGGAAGAAATCGAAAGCTTGA
- a CDS encoding Integral membrane Yip1 family protein (Integral membrane Yip1 family protein; FUNCTIONS IN: molecular_function unknown; INVOLVED IN: biological_process unknown; LOCATED IN: membrane; EXPRESSED IN: 23 plant structures; EXPRESSED DURING: 14 growth stages; CONTAINS InterPro DOMAIN/s: Yip1 domain (InterPro:IPR006977); BEST Arabidopsis thaliana protein match is: Integral membrane Yip1 family protein (TAIR:AT3G05280.1); Has 530 Blast hits to 529 proteins in 180 species: Archae - 0; Bacteria - 0; Metazoa - 237; Fungi - 113; Plants - 90; Viruses - 0; Other Eukaryotes - 90 (source: NCBI BLink).) — MMMSGGSYTNIDHQKVSGSVPAVPDPGHVTVKFADSNLQTFPPSATQGKISGGTNPPRDADDTFSRPVNGTTDEPQSSGWLHRFTVGAYKPYFDVDTSDVVERLKESLFPFRGTFTEKTANNPDLYGPFWICTTLIFVAASIGTFVTYIAHKLKKQEWNYDINLVTWSAGVFYGYVTIVPLALYVVLKYFSAPSGLVQLFCLYGYSLFVFIPALCLSVVPLEIFRWVIAGLAGFMSATFVALNLKAHINSAGERWFLIVVSIFLLQLALSVVLKLYLFTVTV, encoded by the exons atgatgatgtccGGTGGAAGCTACACGAACATCGATCACCAGAAAGTTTCTGGATCTGTACCC GCTGTTCCAGATCCTGGACATGTCACCGTCAAATTCGCAG ACTCAAATCTACAAACGTTTCCTCCATCTGCTACTCAGGGAAAGATTTCTGGTGGTACTAATCCTCCTCGAGATGCTGACG ATACATTTTCGAGGCCTGTGAATGGTACTACAGATGAACCTCAGTCTAGTGGTTGGCTTCATAGATTCACTGTTGGTGCTTACAAGCCTTACTTTGATGTGGACACTTCAGATGTCGTAGAGAGACTCAAAGAATCGCTCTTTCCGTTTAGAGGAACATTTACGGAAAAGACAGCCAACAACCCTGATTT GTACGGGCCATTCTGGATATGCACAACATTGATCTTTGTAGCAGCATCCATAGGAACATTTGTTACATACATAGCACacaaattgaagaaacagGAATGGAACTACGATATTAATCTGGTGACTTGGTCTGCAGGAGTTTTCTACGGTTATGTAACTATTGTCCCTCTCGCATTATACGTTGTTCTCAAGTACTTCTCTGCACCATCAGGCTTAGTCCAACTCTTCTGTCTATACGGATATTCCCTATTCGTCTTCATCCCTGCATTG TGTCTCTCTGTTGTGCCATTAGAGATCTTCAGATGGGTTATTGCGGGTTTAGCTGGATTCATGTCTGCTACATTTGTAGCATTGAATCTCAAAGCACATATTAACTCTGCAGGAGAGAGATGGTTCTTGATTGTGGTCAGCATATTTCTTCTACAGCTCGCTCTCTCAGTAGTGCTGAAGCTATATCTGTTCACTGTCACCGTATAA